TAATTTAGTTTTGTTATCTAAGTTAATATTATAATTTGATGAATTTGTTTTTAGGGTTGTATTTGTGTTTGCTAAAAGTTTGACTTGATTGTCCAGTTGTTTTGCATTTGAGATTTTTATTTCATTTATTTCTGTAATGATCTCATTTTTTTCTGGAAGCGTATTAAATGTTGAATTATCGGTTATATCATAAATTATAACTCCTTGTGTATTAATTGTATTTGCTTCTATTGGTGAGATTACTAGGAATATCCCTAAGAAAATTATAAATAAAATTAGGTTTGCAAATGGTCCTGCGCTAAAAACTTCTAATTGTGCTTTTGGTGAACGTTTTGATAATTTTTTTTCATCTGGTTCTACAAATGCTGCGGGTAGAATTGGAAGAAAGATTGCTAAGAAAGCAAATCCTGATGATTTTACCTTGATATTGTGGCGTCTTGCATAAACTCCATGCGCAAATTCATGTGCTGCGGCTAAAATAGTTATTGCAATAATCCAATGAAAGAATGAAAGGTTAGGGTAACCTGGAATTTGAACTCCTGGAAGTAAAGGATAAACACTACTTTGAGATTCTAGTGGGCTGTAGATTATGGGTATTACTCCAAAAATAATTACGGTTGATATTATAGCCATACCTAGTATACCTATGATAATAGAAATAATACCTATCAATGAAAGAATCTTGTGTTTTGAGAATTTATTCATTAATTTCAAACCCAATTTTGTTCTGTACATTACAACATAAAATATTGGAAAAATAATTTTTTCTATAGCTACATTCTTTTTGTTTAGTAAAAGTATCAGAAGTATAACTAAACCAAATACTGTAAGTAAAATTAAATCTATATTCAAAAAACACCTCTTAGTTTTTACTTCTTACTTTTGATTGGTCTCAATCTCTTTGAGCCGCATCTTCTACAACTTACTGTTTTTTCTAAGACTTTTAAAACATCTGCTTTTTGTTTGTTCTTACATTTTCTACAGACATAAACTCTTCTAAATAATCTTGCTGCTGCTTCTGGGAATTTTGTCATTTTTTATTTACCTGTTTTATTACTTTTTCATCTAAAACTATCCAATAAACTACTTCTGAACCTTCTTTTACTTCTGAAGTAAGTTCTTCTGAGATTATTAATTCAACTGTTTCATAAGTTTCAGTATCCATTGCTGAAGCTTTGTTTCCATTGATTGTTAAAACTTGGGCAGTTTTCTTTTCAATTATAGGTACTTCTACTCTATCACTACCCATAATCATTTTAACTATTCTTTGACTGGCTACTATAGAAATAGCATCAATTCTACATTTAGCATGACCGTGTTTACCTGTTTTTGATATTTGGTTATCTTTAACAATACAGGCTTTACCGTCAAATATAACATATCTGCCCGGTTTAAGGCTCGCTGCTTCTTCTTGTCTGATTTCTGTCATAATAAATAAGAAAAATGAGGGGTTTATAAAAGTTCCGATAAGATGAACCTTTATCAATGCCAGCCTTTTCGGGTTAAAACCCTCAAGAGGCTAAAAATAAAAATTGGCTTTGTAAGCGTAATGTTAAAATCACATTTTTTGTAAAGAACTTAGAATTTTCTTTATTTCTGTTTCATCTTCTTTTGAAGTTTTCTTTGATTTTCCAGGTGATAACTCTTGAAGAGCTTTTTCTAAGAATTTGACTTTTAAATTTAAATCAGTAACTTGTTTTGATAGAATTGCATTTGCAATCCATAATTGTGCATTTGCTTTGTTTTTTGAATTTGAATAAGAATTTCTATGTTTTTGCGATTCTAAGATTAAGGTTTCTAGGTAGGTTCTTAATGTTGGGTCTATTGTTTGTTTCCAGTCTTGAGCCATTTTAATTAAGATAAAAATTTAATTTGTGCAATTGCGTTTAAGTCTACTGCGTATACACTTGGG
This region of Candidatus Woesearchaeota archaeon genomic DNA includes:
- the eif5A gene encoding translation initiation factor IF-5A, which codes for MTEIRQEEAASLKPGRYVIFDGKACIVKDNQISKTGKHGHAKCRIDAISIVASQRIVKMIMGSDRVEVPIIEKKTAQVLTINGNKASAMDTETYETVELIISEELTSEVKEGSEVVYWIVLDEKVIKQVNKK
- a CDS encoding site-2 protease family protein; protein product: MNIDLILLTVFGLVILLILLLNKKNVAIEKIIFPIFYVVMYRTKLGLKLMNKFSKHKILSLIGIISIIIGILGMAIISTVIIFGVIPIIYSPLESQSSVYPLLPGVQIPGYPNLSFFHWIIAITILAAAHEFAHGVYARRHNIKVKSSGFAFLAIFLPILPAAFVEPDEKKLSKRSPKAQLEVFSAGPFANLILFIIFLGIFLVISPIEANTINTQGVIIYDITDNSTFNTLPEKNEIITEINEIKISNAKQLDNQVKLLANTNTTLKTNSSNYNINLDNKTKLGILASDYSIGYKPEMQAKYGSFLLKSFSWTKLLFLWMTLINLFVGLMNLLPIFITDGGKMIQSLALLITKHPRHSKRIWLWINSFFLLLMAILIWPWILKIIKIIISLFL
- a CDS encoding 50S ribosomal protein L40e is translated as MTKFPEAAARLFRRVYVCRKCKNKQKADVLKVLEKTVSCRRCGSKRLRPIKSKK